Genomic segment of Dromiciops gliroides isolate mDroGli1 chromosome 3, mDroGli1.pri, whole genome shotgun sequence:
acttccaaCACTTCTTAGATGTAtggcccatggcaagtcacttggtctgtttacctcagtttcctcaactgtaaaatggagataataactacCTATCTCAGAAAACAGGGATTTTTGTGAAGATTAAAAAAGAtaatctttaggggcagctaggtggcacagtggatagagcaccggccctggagtcaggaggacctgagttcagatccggcctcagacacttaacacttactagctgtgtgaccctgggcaagtcacttaaccccaattgcctcacacaaaaaaaagaaagaaagaaaaaagataatcttTGCAAACTGCTTTCCTGGCTCAGTGTCttaatacatagtaggtgctcagtaagtatttatttccCTCTCCACCCTTATCCTCACAGATCCTCAAGCAGAGACTAGATAACCATTGTTAAAGATGGTATGAAAAGATTCATTATGCTAATAGGGATTGAACCAGATGGTCTTTGAGCTCCCTTTCATAGGTATGATATTGTGATTCAAATTTGGGGAGAGTGAGGTGGCCCCAGTGATCTCACAGGGAAATAGGAGAAGGCCATTACTGAGCTACATTCACTCCATGCCTACTGCGTGCAGCATGTTCTTCATATTGAGAGATGCTAGGAGCATCTATTGTCAAAATCTGACTAATGCCCACAGTCATCATCCAgtcaatctcccctcccctccctccatggCAATCAGCCTACGGCAGATGAGAGCAGTCAGGCATCATCAGccatctccctccttcctcccagccaTGGCCTTACCTGCTGGTGGAGGATGGTGAGGGTAGCAGGAGCCACGCTGACATGACTTGGGGTCCACTGCTCCCGGCTGCTAGTGGCCAGAACTGACTCCAAGGCCCCATTAATCACATCCACACCTGAAGACCCAATGAAAGATagagcgcacacacacacacacacacacacacacacacacacacacacacacactgtgagGTGTCATACCACCAGGACAATATCCACCATTATCAATAATAACAATTGATATTTGTGTAATATATATCAGTTATATTCTATGTAGTCAGAGGCAGTGGGGAGCTggtctcagaaccaggaagccctgggttcaggtcctgcttctgatatatcctgtctgtgtgaccctggataaatcacttgccctttcagtgctctaggccctagcttcttaaactgtgggaccCCCCTATGGAGttatgtaattgaatgtgggggtcacagaaaaagctggcaacagtaaaaggttatttttactgttgccaaatttttatatacctatatagccagggtcctgtaaaaatttctcaggcaaaaaggggtcacgagtggaaaaagtttaagaagccctgctctaggaaACACTTaagactaaattgcagagaagggacCAACTTACTTGGGTAGAGAGAGTTCCCTATAACAGTAAGAGGCCCAGTTCCTATCccaatttatatagtgctttaaattgTGCACAGcattttacatccattatcttcACAGCTAGCCTTTGAGAGATAGGCACTACAGGTGTAATgtatgaggacactgaggtctaAGAAGTGAAGGACtctacccagggtcactcaccgGTCAATACCAGtgagtgtcagaagcaagatctgaagtcaggtctacctgatcccaaatccagcattcttgaTTGACCTCCACACTAGGCTGCATCAGTACATACACACTAATGCTGGGACAGACACATACGACTTGCCTTCTCAAGACACTCCTTACCAGAGCACAGggtcttttctccatcctcactGCCTCACCACCCACCCCACTGTTGCCCTTTGATATCTGATGCCTCTTTCAGTCATCACCTTGAAGCTGTCCTCCCTTGGCTTCCAAGATCATCATTCTGTCATCTTTCCTCTATGACCTCCCCTATCTCCTTCCCAGGCTCCTCCTCTCCCTCATGTCCCCTCACTGTGATTGCCCCTCAAGTCTGGAAATCTGCTTCTTGGCCAGTATTCTCTGTCCTGGCTTCCTCTCATCTCTCAGCGCATGGCTTCCATCTACTTGCCTTCCAGATAAGAACACAAGGCCTGAGAGTTTTTGCTCCAGCTCTGCTGGGGCCTTGCTAAGTGACCTAAGAGAAGGCACTGACAACTAGAGAAACTTGTAATAGGAAGGGAATTCAGAAGCAACAGTTTATATTCTTTCTTGTTCACAGGAGGAAAagctgagttccaatcctgactcaaaccatttgctagctgtgtgactcagcttttcctgatcccaagtccagaACATAACCACTGTATCACAAAGCAGTGGGGagggaaaagcatttatatagcactagcTATgggccaggtcctgtgctaagagctttacacatatctcatttgatcctgacaacaacatggaaggtagatgcaattattaccttcattttacagttgagtaaactgaggcagacagaggttgaggggtcatacagctagaaagtttatgaggttgaatttgaactcaggtcttcttgaatccaagcccAGCAATATATATCCGTCATGCCACCTACCTCTTAGAGATCCCTTGTCCAATATACCATCACTTTACAAAATATAATACAGATGCAAAGAGCAAGGACAGTGAGTGTAGAAGGAACCACACTGGCATGACTGGGGTCTGCAGCTCCCTgctgtggtatagtggagagggGCACTACCCTGGGATTTGGGGGATCTGGATCCCAACATTGGCTCTGCAAACAACTCATTATGTGATGTTGGCCAATTCAACCTTAACATTTACTGGTTCCTTACTAGGTGCAGGCTCCTGAGCATGGGGGCCACAAAGATGAAAACCAGcatccttgcccttaaggagctgaCAACCTAGGAGATCCTAAAGTGAAATCACTTCCTGTCTGGGCCtgagtgactgtgggcaagtcacttaacctctctgtgcctcagtttccttctctattaaAGGAGTTTAGACTAAATGGTGTCTAATGTCTCTTCTTGCTCCCACGACCTCACCACTCTCCCAGGTTCAAAaccccattgcttctagttctgccctctgggatccCAGGGATGCAGCCCCTCAGACTGGATGACCGCTATTCTGCCCCCTGATTTCTAAATCTCTTCCTCAGACCAAACTTCTTCCCCAGGCCTGATGTCAAGGTTCAGCCCGAAGACAAAGAAAGCTTTCTGATTTGATCTCtgctcctccccccgccccccccccccaagtaaggagggcagagagagagaataatggcAGAATTGTAGAGATCATGCTGCCAGGGCAGCATTCCACTGGATCATGGCTGAATGTGGGTGGTGGGAGGTCCTGGGGCAGGGGGCTTGCATTCTGTGCACCCAGAGAATGGCAGTCAGGAAGATGAGAGGGTGTCAAAAAATATCTCCCCCTGCTTAAGGAACAGGTGCAGGTCGGTGGATGGGAGTGGGGTAGTGAGGGCCAGCAAGGGCTTCTCTGCAGGGAAAGAGAGGGCAGCTGGGCTAGGGGCAGACAACATACATACCCACTGGCTTAGCAACGGGCACGTTCCCCAGGTAATAGACTTGGAACTTCTGTACCAGCTCATTCTTCGGGGCCGGGAACTCcactggggaaagggaagggaagcatGGGTCTGGCATGTGAATTTTGGCTCCCAGCCCACTCCACCAGATAGGAGATAGTTTCCAGCCCAGAGACAAAATGTCAGCTGACAATCCTAGGGCCTAGACCTCCTGATCCTCTGCCTTCCTCAGATCATCCTCCAGCTTCACTCCCTCTAAATCCAAATCCCTTCAATGATATGACTGGTTGATTTTGATTCTCAATCTTCCCAAGTGATTTGTGCACAGCTGGAGCCAGCTGTGTATAGCATGTGTCTGTCTGACCTGTTTTCTACAGAAAATACATGGGTGCTCTGTGTCTTCCCCATCACAACTGGAGCTCCCAAGAGGGGGCGTGGGGGGTGGCTCCTCCTTCCTCTGGGTATCTCATGTGACCCAACAAGGATTCTGCACACCAAGAAGCCCAACACAGGGGGCCATCTGCCTGCTTGGATGAGTTTGGGGTTAGGAGGAGGCCCTGACCTTGGAAGGGAACATCCACCAGTTTGGAGTGATCCAAGGACAGGCCATTCACTAAGCAGCGGGCACTTCGGCGTTCAGCCATGATCTGCGGAAGTGAAACCTTGTTACCTGGTCTCCTTGGCACTAGGAACCTGTCCCACAATGCCCATGATCCCTCATCCCACAGGTGGCCTCCCAGAGAGTCCCATGGCAGGAGCCAAGTTCTGCAGGGAACCCATATCCCATGCAgggccccaccccaccccaccccaccccaccactccCTGCCCTCTCTGGGGAGCAGGGACCAGGGCAGGGGGGCATGCCTTAGAGCAGATCTCATGCAGACTGGTGGCTATGTTCTTGGCAGGTGCTTCACAGCGAAACACGTGGCACTTGAGCATCTGGGTCAGCTTGTCCCGGGCCACGTAGGCAAAGTCTCTGTGGAGAAGGTGGGTCACAGTGTCTCCCCACTTTGCCAGATTCCAAATTTCCAGTGGGGCAAGAGCTGGTGGAGCAGGATTATGCAACCCAGTGTCTTGGGGGCTGAGGGCATAAACTCCTAGCCTAGGGGTAATGGGCATGCTGTAGACAAGGGATAGAAGGAGAGGAACAGCAggcaggatggggggggggacaagaaAATGCTAAGACCTTGGTGGATACTGCTGGGGCCTAGGAGCAGGCTAGGGCATAGGGCATAGGGGGTCACATTACCTCTCTCTGGGTCCGGCAGCAGAAGTGAGACAAAGAGCATGGTTAGGGAAGAGTGGCCCTGCCCTGGTAGCTGGGTGAGCCCCTTGCCCCAGGCAGACCCCATTCTACCCCCCACAAGGAGCCCCTGAGCCCACACCTTCCACTGTCCCGCCCGACGCCCCACACTCGGATGCTGATGATGGGCTGTGAATGCAACACTGTCTGTCCATGGGGCTCCACCAGCTTCAGCGTCTCATCCTCCAGCTGCAGCAGCATGTCCTttccctggggtgggggtggggagaagcacAGAGCACCTGTCAGAGCAGGCCCCACAGGAGCAGGAGAAGCAGCCTCAGGCACCTGTCAGAGCAGGCCTTGGGGGAAAGAGGACATAACACCTGCCACAGTTGtcttggatggggggggggggttggtacACAAGACAACTGTCACAGCAGGCCTGGTGGAGGTGAGACAGCAGCTGGGGAAGGTTTGTTGCCCATAGTTCTGCTTCTCTGGCTCTGGCAGACTCCAGATCAGTCCCCAGCCTGCAGGCCCAGGTCCAGGCCCAGTGTGCAGGCTCATTCATACACAGCTTCCCCCATTAGTGGATTCAGGAGCAGACTTCTCCCCTGCTCACCTCTCCCCATCCTCCTTGGGCTGGGTCATGCAGGTTGTGTTTGTGGTAGGAGAGCTGGCGGATGCAGTTGTTGACGGCCACACTGCTGCGTCCAGGGGCTAGCTCCTCCTCAGTCATCTCCACCCAGCCCAGAGAGCGCACGGCAAAGCACTgcaattgggggggtggggggaggagcatGGGTAAGGTGCATGTATGTGGGAGCCCTGGCAGTGGAGCATGGGGCAGAATGCAGCCCTCAGACACAGATCTTCATCTACCACGGACTATGTAGAGGACCAAGAGGGCCCTGGCTGGGGCCAATGTAGGGGTCCCAGCCTCCAGCCACCCGCATCCCAAGGACTTCTCCCCATTCTCTCTGGTCATGTGGGATCACCCCCAGCCAACAAACCTTGGCCCCCAGGTTGGTGTTCACAAGGGGTAACTTCTCCTGCTCTTGGGGCGAGTCAGTGCTAGGGAGGAGGGCAGAGAATCAGCTGTCTGTGACAGAAGCCAGCCCGCCCATCCCTCTCCCTGGACACAGCCCCACTCTGCTAGTCCCAAGTAGGACTCAGCTGGGCCCAGGGTTTCGCCCCAGCAGCACCAGAAGGGCCCAGCCCTACCTGGGTCCCAAGCCCCATACTTCATCTTCAGTGAGTTATCCCCCTCCTCTCAAGTCCCCAatgccttcccctttcctcccctcacccAATGTTCAGAGCTTGGAAGGGCAGGGCCCCATCTTCAGAGTCCTTCCTTTCCGGCTCCGTGGGGGGCTCCTCACTGGCCACATCCTAAGAAGAAGTGATAGGGAAGGGGCCAATGTGACTCCTTTTACTCCCAGGATTCCCTGCCCGTTGTCTGAGGGCCTCTTGCTCTATCCACAAGCAGGGTCTTCTCACTTACCTTCCAGAACTCGCCATCTTCAAAGGTCTCCCCATGGCCAAAACCAGTCCAGGTGAGCTGAGGGAAGAAGGTATGGAGGGCTGGGGTATAGTGAATGCCTCTAACCTGACACCCTACTCCCAGCATATGTATTCTAAGGCCCAGCCCCTAGCCACCCAACTAGGCCCAAAGAGAGTTATAAAAGTTGCTCAGATTAGGGACTCCTCTAACCCAGAGATAGAGGGAGTAGAtagtactggatctggagttcggaagacctggattcaaatccagcctctgatacttagtagCAGTTaggtgaccatggacaagtcacataaccttgctAGTTCTTCATCCGTAAAACTGGGATGACAACTACTGCACCTGTCTTACAGGTTGTGGAGGTGCAAATGAGGTAATGTGTGGAAagaactctgcaaaccttaaagcatgtatataaatgccagttattacaGAGAGGGAGGGTGGGCAAGCAGAATTAGGGGctgttcttctctttccctcgGGACACTGGCAGATGGCTCTAAATAGGGGGCCATGCTTCACCTGAGGCTCTTCAGTGGGGCTGCTCCCTTGTGAGGGGGGGGCCCTGCCAGGGGGCTCCCACTGGGTGGTTCCAGTTGGGATGTGCCAATAATAGGTTCCTGAGGTGTCCTGGACCCTCATCCATCCGGAAGGCAGGTCTGAATCCGTCTCGAATGAATTCCGGTTCCAGAAGGAGTCTGCCAGGAGATGTGCTGATTACGAGGTTACCCTTCCGCAGCCAGGATAACTGCCACCCTCCCACCTCTTGCCAGGGTGGTCCTATCCATTCTCATCCTAGACTTCACAGCTGCTCTCTCTGTGTTCAGGGGGCACACCAGTCTGGGCTGTAATAGCTTAAGGGTTGGGCCCATGGCTACAAATGATGGGCTAGGGAGTGGAGTCAGGCTGGGCAGCCTAGCTTGACCCCAGGAGACTGGCATCCAGGGAGACTGGAAGTGAACAGGCTTCCCAAGAGCATT
This window contains:
- the APBB1 gene encoding amyloid-beta A4 precursor protein-binding family B member 1 isoform X4; this encodes MRVQDTSGTYYWHIPTGTTQWEPPGRAPPSQGSSPTEEPQLTWTGFGHGETFEDGEFWKDVASEEPPTEPERKDSEDGALPFQALNIGTDSPQEQEKLPLVNTNLGAKCFAVRSLGWVEMTEEELAPGRSSVAVNNCIRQLSYHKHNLHDPAQGGWGEGKDMLLQLEDETLKLVEPHGQTVLHSQPIISIRVWGVGRDSGRERDFAYVARDKLTQMLKCHVFRCEAPAKNIATSLHEICSKIMAERRSARCLVNGLSLDHSKLVDVPFQVEFPAPKNELVQKFQVYYLGNVPVAKPVGVDVINGALESVLATSSREQWTPSHVSVAPATLTILHQQTEAVLGECRVRFLSFLAVGRDVHTFAFIMAAGPSTFCCHMFWCEPNAASLSEAVQAACMLRYQKCLDARPQASSSCLPAPPADSVARRVGCTVRKGVQSLLGTLKPKRLGTHTP
- the APBB1 gene encoding amyloid-beta A4 precursor protein-binding family B member 1 isoform X3 is translated as MFSQDFFLAIILQDSSPDSFWNRNSFETDSDLPSGWMRVQDTSGTYYWHIPTGTTQWEPPGRAPPSQGSSPTEEPQLTWTGFGHGETFEDGEFWKDVASEEPPTEPERKDSEDGALPFQALNIGTDSPQEQEKLPLVNTNLGAKCFAVRSLGWVEMTEEELAPGRSSVAVNNCIRQLSYHKHNLHDPAQGGWGEGKDMLLQLEDETLKLVEPHGQTVLHSQPIISIRVWGVGRDSGRERDFAYVARDKLTQMLKCHVFRCEAPAKNIATSLHEICSKIMAERRSARCLVNGLSLDHSKLVDVPFQVEFPAPKNELVQKFQVYYLGNVPVAKPVGVDVINGALESVLATSSREQWTPSHVSVAPATLTILHQQTEAVLGECRVRFLSFLAVGRDVHTFAFIMAAGPSTFCCHMFWCEPNAASLSEAVQAACMLRYQKCLDARPQASSSCLPAPPADSVARRVGCTVRKGVQSLLGTLKPKRLGTHTP
- the APBB1 gene encoding amyloid-beta A4 precursor protein-binding family B member 1 isoform X5 produces the protein MFSQDFFLAIILQDSSPDSFWNRNSFETDSDLPSGWMRVQDTSGTYYWHIPTGTTQWEPPGRAPPSQGSSPTEEPQLTWTGFGHGETFEDGEFWKDVASEEPPTEPERKDSEDGALPFQALNIGTDSPQEQEKLPLVNTNLGAKCFAVRSLGWVEMTEEELAPGRSSVAVNNCIRQLSYHKHNLHDPAQGGWGEGKDMLLQLEDETLKLVEPHGQTVLHSQPIISIRVWGVGRDSGRDFAYVARDKLTQMLKCHVFRCEAPAKNIATSLHEICSKIMAERRSARCLVNGLSLDHSKLVDVPFQVEFPAPKNELVQKFQVYYLGNVPVAKPVGVDVINGALESVLATSSREQWTPSHVSVAPATLTILHQQTEAVLGECRVRFLSFLAVGRDVHTFAFIMAAGPSTFCCHMFWCEPNAASLSEAVQAACMLRYQKCLDARPQASSSCLPAPPADSVARRVGCTVRKGVQSLLGTLKPKRLGTHTP